The Nitrospira sp. genome has a window encoding:
- a CDS encoding carboxypeptidase regulatory-like domain-containing protein, with protein MKEARMNVTRITRLMTGLAIIALSGQAVAYQEITVSEGGTIMGTVSLQGQVPKPKGYNLTTLPDAFYCGRISDGQGWRILQPFNVGPKGEFREVVVYLEGVEKGKRFEEGSASQIEAKDCLFLPFTTVVRDDQSVTVVNMDPVMHDIQAYETSHLGARVLFNVPLPMNPQHPRNFKDRSDAAMYHKHMAGAPMKQLVNLSKNRRIFVMQCGFHAYMESWGVAVKNPYFAKVDEEGRFTITNVPPGTYKLVVWHPYVRTTNEQTVVVGKNETIEANITVQAPTGRLYANEVLEHDYIRYNVTEEAQKEIEPMIEKQER; from the coding sequence ATGAAGGAGGCGAGAATGAACGTTACACGGATCACGCGATTGATGACGGGCTTGGCGATCATTGCGCTGAGCGGTCAGGCTGTGGCGTATCAGGAAATCACGGTTTCTGAAGGTGGAACCATCATGGGTACCGTGAGTTTGCAAGGTCAAGTGCCGAAACCGAAAGGTTATAATCTGACGACATTGCCCGATGCGTTCTATTGCGGCCGTATTTCAGACGGACAGGGGTGGCGCATCTTGCAGCCGTTCAACGTCGGGCCGAAGGGGGAATTTCGGGAGGTCGTGGTCTATCTGGAAGGGGTCGAAAAGGGAAAACGGTTCGAAGAGGGCAGTGCTTCTCAGATCGAAGCCAAGGATTGCCTGTTCCTCCCCTTTACGACGGTGGTGAGAGACGACCAATCGGTGACGGTCGTCAACATGGATCCGGTCATGCACGATATTCAAGCCTATGAAACGTCTCATCTGGGTGCTCGAGTGCTGTTCAATGTTCCGCTGCCGATGAATCCACAACACCCTCGCAACTTCAAAGACCGTAGCGATGCTGCGATGTACCACAAGCATATGGCTGGGGCGCCGATGAAGCAATTGGTGAATCTCAGCAAGAACCGTCGGATTTTTGTCATGCAGTGCGGCTTCCATGCGTATATGGAGAGTTGGGGTGTGGCGGTGAAGAATCCCTACTTTGCCAAGGTCGACGAAGAGGGTCGGTTTACCATCACGAATGTCCCACCGGGAACCTATAAGCTGGTGGTCTGGCATCCCTATGTGAGGACTACCAATGAGCAGACGGTGGTTGTCGGCAAGAACGAGACCATTGAAGCGAATATCACGGTTCAGGCTCCGACGGGGCGGCTCTATGCCAATGAGGTGTTGGAGCACGACTATATCCGTTACAACGTGACGGAGGAGGCGCAGAAAGAGATCGAGCCGATGATCGAAAAGCAGGAACGGTGA
- a CDS encoding formylglycine-generating enzyme family protein: MCVWCSWLHVTRAVFAIALCGVGWLIPVSAVADHESSKQPPLWTPLDEPERLATMDNPDGMVLVAAGEFIMGSDPHKDRAAGPQELPQHRIHLDAFWMDRYEVSNVEYLRFVLGTGAEWPMFWRESPFPEKNALHPVINVSWLEADAYCQWAGKRLPTEAEWEKAARGVDGRIFPWGNEPAGWMKSNIAHSGSKRGFKYPPLANINRYDKGASPYGVYQMAGNVSEWVSDWFDPAYYRHTQDRNPQGPKTGELKVFRGGSWNEDPEVARSAGRNAGLPDRRSYLTGFRCAKSGSGVTG; the protein is encoded by the coding sequence ATGTGTGTGTGGTGCTCATGGTTGCATGTCACGAGAGCTGTCTTCGCCATAGCCTTGTGCGGGGTGGGATGGCTCATTCCTGTCTCGGCGGTGGCCGACCATGAAAGCTCGAAACAGCCACCGCTCTGGACGCCGCTTGATGAACCGGAGCGGTTGGCGACGATGGACAACCCGGATGGGATGGTGCTGGTGGCCGCCGGAGAGTTCATCATGGGGAGCGATCCTCATAAGGATCGTGCCGCGGGTCCACAAGAGCTCCCACAACATCGGATCCACCTCGATGCGTTTTGGATGGACCGTTATGAGGTTTCAAACGTCGAATACCTGAGGTTCGTGCTTGGGACGGGGGCGGAGTGGCCGATGTTTTGGCGGGAGAGTCCCTTCCCAGAAAAGAATGCACTCCATCCTGTGATCAATGTCAGCTGGCTTGAGGCGGATGCCTACTGTCAATGGGCGGGAAAGCGTTTGCCGACCGAGGCCGAATGGGAGAAGGCGGCTCGTGGGGTGGATGGACGGATCTTTCCCTGGGGCAATGAGCCGGCCGGCTGGATGAAGAGCAACATCGCCCATTCCGGATCGAAGCGCGGATTCAAGTATCCGCCGCTGGCCAATATCAATCGGTATGATAAGGGGGCGAGCCCCTATGGGGTCTATCAAATGGCAGGCAATGTCAGTGAATGGGTGTCGGATTGGTTCGATCCTGCGTACTACCGCCATACTCAAGACAGGAATCCGCAAGGGCCTAAAACCGGAGAACTGAAAGTCTTTCGTGGCGGCTCGTGGAATGAGGACCCGGAAGTTGCTCGGTCCGCCGGTCGCAATGCGGGCCTTCCCGATCGGAGGAGCTATTTAACCGGGTTCCGCTGCGCTAAGTCCGGATCTGGCGTGACTGGTTAA
- a CDS encoding DUF2892 domain-containing protein: MKLNEQLRLIAGVFVLVAVVLGATVHPYWNYFAAFVAVNLIQSAFTGWCPMMALLRKLGVQE, encoded by the coding sequence ATGAAACTCAATGAGCAGCTCCGATTAATCGCCGGCGTGTTCGTGCTTGTCGCCGTCGTCTTGGGTGCAACGGTTCATCCATACTGGAATTATTTCGCCGCCTTTGTGGCGGTAAATTTGATCCAATCGGCCTTTACGGGGTGGTGCCCCATGATGGCGTTGTTACGTAAGCTTGGGGTACAAGAATAG
- a CDS encoding CopD family protein — MIFLSLVLAPLVRGRKAVPEFMALFRSAALRFRPIVWVAIAVLLITGPMLLSHRGISIMYPSSWAGIVTVKLTLVGVLLCLTLLHDLVFGPQVSRVSAIAESQRTTGERVIFKSARWLPRLSLLIALAVVVAAAMLARS, encoded by the coding sequence ATGATTTTTCTCTCCCTGGTCCTGGCCCCCTTGGTGAGGGGACGGAAAGCGGTGCCGGAATTCATGGCGCTGTTTCGGTCTGCGGCCCTCCGATTTCGCCCGATTGTCTGGGTTGCCATTGCGGTATTGCTCATCACCGGACCGATGTTGTTGTCACACCGAGGCATCTCCATTATGTACCCATCTTCGTGGGCTGGGATTGTGACGGTGAAACTGACACTGGTGGGGGTGTTACTCTGCTTGACCTTGCTTCATGACCTCGTCTTCGGTCCTCAGGTCAGTCGGGTCAGTGCTATCGCAGAATCTCAGCGAACGACCGGAGAGCGAGTCATCTTCAAATCTGCTCGCTGGTTGCCGCGTCTTTCGTTGCTCATCGCGCTGGCCGTAGTCGTTGCAGCGGCGATGCTGGCACGGTCTTAA
- a CDS encoding FAD-dependent oxidoreductase — translation MTSTRPLRLVIVGGVAGGASAAARARRLDESAHIVLFERGSHASFANCGLPYYMGGEIADRNDLLVADPETLKGSLALDVRTKTEVVAIDRVAKEVEVHELTTDRRYREPFDFLILSTGAAPLRPTNLLAKVGLKHPRVVSLRNLEDVDQLKGIVDGGAQKAIVLGGGFIGVEVAEQLAHRGVTTTLVEKNPQVLPPFDAEMVVPLEQALIERGVALHLSDAVVDLEPDGHDQGVRAILTDGRVLEGDVVVLAIGVQPENLLAQTAGLKTNDRGAVKVNEHLQTNDPHIYAVGDVIEVPDPILGGLTHIPLAGPANRQGRLAADHIIARVQGRGDSVPPYRGSQGSAIVRVFDLTAAITGKSEKALQRAGKERHRDYEVIYVHPYHHAHYYPGAKRLTIKLIFETSSGRILGAQGVGEEAVDKRIDVLAMAIQMGATVFDLEEAELCYSPQYGSAKDAINLAGFQGANVVRGGTIPITPVELRAALETATPPLVVDVRSPTEFGEDHIPGSINIPLPELRTRVGELPTDRPVVTYCAVGQRGYFAERVLRQGGMTVVRNLTGGFVSWQRLVSESV, via the coding sequence ATGACCTCAACTCGACCGCTCCGTCTCGTCATTGTCGGCGGAGTCGCAGGCGGAGCAAGCGCCGCAGCCAGGGCGCGGCGACTTGATGAGTCGGCCCACATCGTATTATTCGAGCGTGGTTCCCATGCCAGCTTTGCCAACTGCGGCTTGCCTTACTACATGGGCGGGGAAATTGCAGATCGCAATGACCTCCTGGTGGCCGATCCAGAGACTCTCAAGGGCTCACTCGCGCTCGATGTTCGGACAAAGACCGAGGTGGTCGCGATTGATCGGGTAGCGAAGGAGGTCGAAGTGCACGAACTCACGACCGATAGAAGGTATCGTGAGCCGTTTGACTTCTTGATCCTTTCAACCGGGGCTGCTCCGCTTCGGCCCACCAACCTGCTGGCCAAGGTCGGGTTGAAACATCCACGTGTCGTGAGCCTCCGTAACCTGGAGGATGTGGACCAGCTCAAGGGGATTGTGGATGGTGGCGCTCAGAAAGCAATTGTCCTAGGGGGCGGGTTTATCGGAGTGGAAGTCGCCGAACAGCTTGCCCACCGAGGTGTGACCACGACGTTGGTCGAGAAGAATCCGCAAGTGTTACCCCCATTCGATGCAGAAATGGTCGTGCCGCTCGAACAGGCGTTGATCGAGCGGGGCGTTGCTCTGCATCTCAGTGACGCCGTGGTCGATCTGGAACCGGACGGCCACGATCAGGGTGTGCGAGCGATTCTGACCGACGGTCGGGTCCTGGAAGGCGATGTGGTCGTCCTGGCCATCGGGGTGCAGCCGGAAAACCTGTTGGCTCAAACTGCTGGTCTCAAAACCAACGATCGCGGTGCGGTGAAGGTCAACGAACATCTGCAAACCAATGACCCACACATTTATGCGGTCGGCGATGTCATCGAGGTGCCGGATCCAATATTGGGAGGATTGACTCATATTCCATTAGCCGGTCCTGCGAATCGCCAGGGCCGGTTGGCAGCAGATCACATCATCGCCAGGGTACAAGGAAGGGGCGACTCTGTCCCGCCTTACCGAGGGAGTCAGGGAAGCGCGATCGTGCGAGTCTTTGACTTGACCGCCGCCATCACCGGGAAGTCCGAGAAGGCACTCCAGCGGGCAGGCAAGGAGCGGCATCGCGACTACGAGGTGATCTATGTGCATCCCTATCACCATGCTCATTATTACCCTGGAGCGAAGCGGCTCACGATCAAACTGATTTTTGAAACGTCTTCAGGGCGAATCCTTGGCGCCCAAGGTGTGGGCGAAGAGGCGGTCGATAAGCGGATCGACGTGCTGGCCATGGCAATTCAAATGGGAGCCACGGTCTTCGATTTAGAGGAGGCCGAGCTGTGCTATTCCCCACAATACGGCAGTGCGAAGGATGCCATAAACCTCGCGGGATTCCAGGGGGCCAATGTGGTGCGCGGCGGCACAATACCGATCACTCCTGTTGAACTGCGGGCCGCATTGGAGACGGCCACCCCACCGCTGGTGGTCGACGTGCGCAGTCCCACTGAGTTCGGCGAGGACCATATTCCTGGTTCCATCAACATCCCGTTACCGGAATTGCGCACGAGAGTGGGCGAGCTGCCGACTGATCGGCCGGTCGTGACCTACTGCGCGGTCGGCCAGCGTGGATATTTTGCCGAGCGAGTGCTCCGGCAGGGAGGCATGACGGTTGTTCGTAACCTGACCGGAGGGTTTGTCAGCTGGCAGAGGCTCGTTTCTGAGTCTGTGTGA
- a CDS encoding cytochrome c — translation MKQGLCRAAVILWVLSVAAAGWFFVKGWTAKGSDGRTEILLAPAERDQILAEMRHLLKAVDGIIRGLGEPKPDLKAMEAAARGAGMNMAADVEPAMMAKLPLPFKQLGMSIHKDMDALADAIVQNETPQQLLQRLSSMTARCTTCHDMYRFSAH, via the coding sequence ATGAAACAAGGACTATGTCGAGCAGCGGTGATCCTGTGGGTGCTCTCGGTTGCAGCAGCCGGGTGGTTTTTCGTGAAGGGGTGGACGGCGAAAGGAAGTGATGGGCGGACCGAAATCCTCTTAGCGCCGGCTGAGCGGGATCAGATCCTCGCGGAGATGCGGCATCTTTTGAAAGCGGTAGACGGCATCATCAGGGGATTGGGAGAACCGAAACCTGATCTAAAAGCAATGGAAGCAGCAGCCCGAGGGGCTGGGATGAACATGGCCGCAGACGTGGAGCCGGCGATGATGGCCAAGCTGCCGCTCCCCTTTAAACAGCTGGGCATGTCGATCCACAAGGATATGGATGCGCTGGCCGATGCGATCGTGCAGAACGAGACACCTCAACAACTCTTGCAACGATTGTCAAGCATGACAGCCCGCTGCACGACCTGTCACGACATGTACAGATTCAGCGCGCACTAA
- a CDS encoding FAD-dependent oxidoreductase, with the protein MARVAIIGASIGGLPAAYEARALLDKKHTVTVISNVSSFHFVPSNPWVAVGWRSRKDISFELGPVLAKKGIEFVHATADRIEPEQSRVVTAKGDVLYDYLIIATGPKLKFSAVPGLGPSGYTQSVCNVDHAEQAWGAYQSFLKDPGPIVIGAVQGASCFGPAYEMAFILDTDLRKKKLRKKVPIYFVTPEPYIGHMGLAGVGKSRRLMEDEFAEHSIKPLHNAAIKEVQPGKMLLEDGQEIPFRYSMMIPPFAGVDAVAGTPSLCNPKGFVNVDAYQANPKYRNIYSVGVCVAIPPVEQTPVPTGAPKTGYMIESMVSAAVHNIKADIENNPKKETATWNAICLADMGDTGMAFVALPQMAPRNVTWARKGKWVHLAKIALEKYFLMKMKKGVSEPFFEKAILHGMGITKREKAL; encoded by the coding sequence ATGGCACGAGTGGCGATTATCGGCGCATCAATCGGCGGGTTGCCGGCCGCCTATGAAGCCAGGGCGCTGTTGGACAAGAAACATACGGTAACTGTCATTTCAAACGTGAGCTCGTTCCACTTCGTACCCTCGAATCCATGGGTCGCGGTCGGCTGGCGTAGCCGCAAAGACATCAGTTTCGAGCTGGGCCCCGTGTTGGCTAAGAAAGGGATCGAATTCGTTCACGCCACGGCGGATCGAATCGAACCGGAACAAAGCCGCGTCGTCACGGCGAAAGGAGATGTGCTGTATGACTATCTCATCATCGCCACGGGGCCGAAGCTCAAGTTTTCCGCTGTGCCAGGCCTCGGTCCGAGCGGGTACACGCAATCGGTCTGCAACGTGGATCACGCTGAACAGGCCTGGGGTGCGTACCAGAGTTTCTTGAAGGACCCAGGTCCGATTGTGATCGGTGCCGTGCAAGGTGCCTCCTGTTTCGGTCCGGCTTACGAAATGGCCTTCATCCTGGATACCGACTTGAGGAAGAAGAAGCTTCGGAAAAAGGTGCCGATTTATTTTGTGACACCGGAACCGTATATTGGCCACATGGGCCTCGCCGGAGTCGGGAAATCACGTCGGCTGATGGAAGACGAATTCGCCGAGCATTCGATCAAGCCGCTCCACAACGCGGCGATCAAGGAAGTTCAGCCTGGGAAGATGCTGTTGGAAGATGGCCAGGAGATCCCCTTCCGTTACTCGATGATGATTCCACCATTTGCAGGAGTCGATGCTGTAGCGGGGACGCCGAGCTTGTGCAACCCCAAAGGCTTTGTCAATGTCGATGCATACCAGGCGAATCCTAAGTACCGGAACATCTATTCGGTTGGGGTCTGCGTTGCTATTCCACCGGTCGAACAGACGCCGGTGCCGACCGGCGCGCCCAAAACCGGGTACATGATCGAATCGATGGTGTCGGCGGCCGTTCACAATATCAAAGCGGATATTGAGAACAATCCGAAGAAAGAAACGGCCACGTGGAATGCCATCTGTCTGGCGGATATGGGAGATACCGGGATGGCCTTCGTGGCGCTGCCGCAAATGGCTCCACGCAACGTCACGTGGGCCAGGAAGGGCAAATGGGTACATCTTGCAAAAATCGCCCTCGAAAAGTATTTTCTCATGAAAATGAAAAAGGGCGTGAGTGAGCCGTTCTTCGAAAAGGCGATTCTCCACGGGATGGGGATCACCAAGCGTGAAAAGGCGCTCTAG